From one Cupriavidus basilensis genomic stretch:
- the traD gene encoding conjugative transfer system coupling protein TraD (Members of this protein family are the putative conjugative coupling factor, TraD, as the term is used for the SXT and TOL plasmid systems.) encodes MHHYINHFRPIYEFRAAIGWLLAAALMLLSDMPSAGYFSLFCVGMLLFRSTQVWRALKFRLAISTKWLAVLPIEALLALSARIRKTDDAMYLGTGFEWTQKHCQIAHDILRMPSSDIPGLPRWLPQPIVERVEKLLAPAGSIADHSPQGKSWIHGMEPKKIQVPFHYKAMPGHTSVSGTTGSGKTRTYEVISTQVIHNPNDVLIVIDPKNDGEWVARVKRECERTGRKFLYWKQAAPSQSIRLNPLENWSQPSEIPTRIAQLMEEGPFRQFAFLFIDRAVKGELYVGDKPNLRSILQYAQNGINNLLDRALQRFFPEAGKPDWEEEVMGYMQQAGQRPGGTRLDGMARLYIERFSDKGNGHEAIDGLIATFQHDRDHYGRIIASALPLLQMLATGETGLMLAPKADDFDDDREIWDIDKVIKQKAVLYVGADSLSNSMVAQAVMSMLLADIASVAGSIYNFYKKPPEIVLIVDEAAEAINEQMLQILNKGRGAGFKAFVAYQTRSDFTAKLGNVAKMQQVLGNLNNQLVLRLEDIDTAEWFCEKAGTTAIRNVVVSSSTSTGTEAHVGEFSGSVSRSTQLEKAPLIPHELIMQLPNLQYFLRISGGSVYQGRIPIIQG; translated from the coding sequence ATGCACCACTACATCAATCACTTTCGGCCCATTTATGAATTCCGGGCCGCGATCGGGTGGCTTCTTGCCGCAGCTTTGATGTTGCTAAGCGATATGCCGAGCGCCGGGTATTTTTCCCTGTTCTGCGTTGGCATGCTGCTGTTCCGGTCTACACAGGTTTGGCGCGCGCTGAAGTTTCGGCTGGCCATCTCCACCAAGTGGCTTGCGGTCCTTCCGATCGAGGCGCTCCTCGCGCTGAGCGCTCGCATACGAAAGACCGACGATGCCATGTATCTTGGCACTGGCTTTGAGTGGACACAGAAGCATTGCCAGATCGCGCACGACATCCTTCGCATGCCGTCAAGCGATATTCCCGGCTTGCCGCGGTGGCTGCCGCAGCCTATAGTGGAGCGCGTCGAGAAACTGCTCGCGCCTGCGGGCAGCATTGCCGACCATTCGCCCCAGGGCAAATCATGGATACACGGCATGGAGCCGAAGAAGATCCAGGTGCCCTTTCACTACAAGGCGATGCCCGGCCATACATCGGTAAGCGGGACGACCGGCTCAGGCAAGACCCGGACCTACGAGGTCATTTCGACCCAGGTCATCCACAATCCCAACGACGTTTTAATCGTCATCGACCCGAAAAATGACGGCGAGTGGGTCGCACGTGTCAAGCGCGAGTGTGAGCGCACTGGGCGCAAATTTCTCTACTGGAAGCAGGCCGCTCCCTCGCAGTCCATCCGCCTGAACCCGTTAGAAAATTGGTCTCAACCCTCGGAAATCCCAACTCGCATCGCCCAGCTGATGGAGGAAGGACCCTTCCGCCAGTTCGCATTCTTGTTCATCGACCGCGCGGTAAAGGGCGAACTCTACGTCGGCGACAAGCCGAACCTGCGGTCAATCCTTCAATACGCCCAGAACGGCATTAACAATCTTCTGGATCGGGCCCTGCAGCGCTTCTTCCCTGAAGCCGGCAAGCCGGATTGGGAAGAGGAGGTGATGGGCTACATGCAACAGGCCGGCCAGCGCCCAGGCGGCACGCGCTTGGACGGGATGGCCCGGCTCTACATCGAGCGCTTCTCCGACAAGGGGAATGGCCACGAGGCTATCGATGGCCTCATCGCCACGTTCCAGCACGATCGGGACCACTACGGCCGCATCATCGCCTCTGCCCTGCCGTTGCTCCAGATGCTGGCCACCGGCGAGACGGGCCTCATGCTGGCGCCAAAGGCAGACGACTTCGACGATGACCGTGAGATCTGGGACATCGATAAGGTCATCAAGCAGAAGGCGGTGCTCTATGTCGGTGCGGATTCGCTCTCCAACTCTATGGTGGCCCAGGCTGTCATGTCGATGCTGCTAGCCGACATCGCTTCCGTCGCCGGTTCCATTTACAACTTCTACAAGAAGCCTCCAGAGATCGTCCTGATCGTCGACGAGGCAGCCGAGGCGATCAACGAGCAGATGCTGCAGATCCTGAACAAGGGCCGTGGCGCAGGCTTCAAGGCATTCGTCGCCTACCAGACACGCTCGGACTTCACCGCCAAACTGGGAAACGTGGCGAAGATGCAGCAGGTTTTAGGCAATCTGAACAACCAGCTCGTCTTACGATTGGAAGATATCGACACGGCCGAGTGGTTCTGCGAGAAGGCTGGCACCACGGCCATCCGGAATGTCGTGGTGTCGAGCAGCACAAGCACTGGCACCGAGGCGCATGTCGGGGAGTTCAGCGGTTCCGTGTCACGTTCGACCCAGCTTGAGAAAGCGCCATTGATTCCGCATGAGTTGATCATGCAGTTGCCCAACCTGCAGTACTTCCTGCGTATCTCCGGTGGCTCCGTCTACCAGGGTCGAATTCCAATTATCCAAGGTTAA
- a CDS encoding DUF4400 domain-containing protein, producing MANSRFVSHVRMWMLAAPLMICAIAPFIQDDAVFEVSEAEQGSVEHVLGQPKADKATMLANDRFDRWFVRSGALRASFSGSDANTALPDAGASEFGRGWMRHFWLTIYRAVYRSAVAHYWLFGGMVLLAALLNDGAVSRRIRAAGAGFANPVTFHVAAHGLLLCFGFGASALLLPISLLAYWWTLGVCLVGLLSWRLAASFHVGK from the coding sequence ATGGCCAACAGTCGATTCGTCTCCCATGTTCGGATGTGGATGCTAGCCGCGCCGCTGATGATATGTGCCATCGCTCCGTTCATACAGGACGATGCCGTATTCGAAGTGAGTGAAGCGGAACAGGGTTCGGTTGAACATGTGCTCGGACAGCCCAAGGCGGACAAGGCAACGATGTTGGCTAACGACCGCTTTGATCGATGGTTTGTCCGGTCTGGTGCGTTGCGCGCATCGTTCTCCGGCTCGGATGCGAACACGGCGCTACCCGATGCCGGCGCATCCGAATTTGGGCGTGGTTGGATGCGGCACTTCTGGTTGACCATCTATCGAGCGGTCTATCGGTCGGCGGTTGCGCATTACTGGCTGTTTGGCGGCATGGTGCTGCTTGCTGCGCTGCTCAACGACGGCGCCGTGTCGAGAAGGATCCGAGCCGCCGGCGCTGGGTTCGCGAACCCGGTGACGTTCCATGTCGCCGCACATGGCTTGCTGCTGTGCTTCGGCTTCGGTGCATCCGCCCTGCTGCTTCCGATTTCCCTGCTGGCCTACTGGTGGACCTTAGGCGTCTGCCTGGTCGGCTTGCTCAGCTGGCGCCTTGCGGCGTCATTTCATGTCGGCAAGTAG
- a CDS encoding type IV secretion system protein has translation MSHASLIRHSLCAMLTALVFSFLTLFSCVAVAQEAISSGDSATAASAGAPGEVGQGIKKALDKMNGLRSGLIQAAVWLSERTRPDANKIAFGLGVITLVFAGLRFAATSDAVSAWTDLFETFLVVGIFASLYASYTSFAPGLFVWFNDLAQAINGGVDIYNVPISLARTGGSFYDSVLRTLLAGFANPLKLIDAVVSAILFGLAFIAVLIAALIYSWFILVGHLQVAVGIVVGPLAVAFGMADVSRKYFTAWLDYMVTGSMYMVVAAIISQLVSATLLSIVSDVGNIGTDTLLAASYALSIAILLGFVALEIPKIAGSLFGTGGGVSGTGGMKMFGRGAWNLGRKLAGK, from the coding sequence ATGAGCCACGCCTCGCTGATCCGACACAGCCTCTGTGCGATGCTCACCGCGCTCGTCTTCAGCTTCCTCACCCTCTTTTCCTGCGTTGCCGTCGCGCAGGAAGCGATCAGCAGTGGGGATAGCGCCACGGCTGCAAGTGCTGGCGCACCTGGTGAGGTCGGTCAAGGCATCAAGAAGGCGCTGGACAAGATGAACGGCCTGCGAAGCGGGCTCATCCAGGCTGCAGTTTGGCTCAGCGAGCGGACGCGACCTGACGCCAACAAGATCGCATTCGGACTCGGGGTAATCACCCTCGTCTTCGCCGGCCTACGATTCGCGGCAACGAGCGACGCAGTATCCGCGTGGACGGATCTCTTTGAGACCTTTCTGGTAGTTGGCATCTTCGCGTCTCTCTACGCCAGCTACACCAGCTTTGCGCCCGGGCTGTTTGTTTGGTTCAACGATCTCGCCCAAGCTATCAACGGGGGGGTAGACATCTACAACGTCCCAATCTCGTTGGCAAGGACCGGAGGTAGCTTCTACGACTCCGTGCTGAGGACACTACTCGCGGGGTTCGCCAACCCACTCAAACTGATTGATGCCGTCGTCTCAGCGATTCTGTTCGGCTTGGCATTCATTGCGGTGCTGATTGCGGCCTTGATCTACTCGTGGTTCATTCTGGTGGGTCACCTGCAGGTAGCCGTAGGCATCGTGGTGGGCCCACTAGCCGTCGCATTTGGCATGGCGGACGTCTCCCGAAAATACTTCACAGCGTGGCTGGACTACATGGTTACAGGATCGATGTATATGGTGGTCGCCGCCATCATCTCTCAGCTGGTGAGCGCCACACTGCTCAGCATCGTCTCAGACGTTGGCAACATCGGCACGGACACGCTTCTTGCTGCAAGCTACGCACTCAGTATTGCCATCCTATTGGGCTTTGTCGCGCTGGAGATTCCGAAGATCGCCGGATCTCTCTTCGGAACTGGTGGCGGGGTGAGTGGCACCGGTGGCATGAAGATGTTTGGGCGCGGAGCCTGGAACCTCGGCAGGAAGTTGGCAGGGAAATGA
- a CDS encoding TraI domain-containing protein, translated as MTPHIHLSASDLLSSQADRVALIRQYANEADGADFNSKWLDVLERCATWFSSMPLRHNEHAEAGGAFRATVEAAYFAMRLSGAQKFAANQTSERRRQLEPQYLYALFLAACCSRLDESCRHFKFFRDRDGAEWIPAVHGAFGPWLSDDTYRVTRRDAVLPLERMRTALLAREILGADRLAQFDGQVLADLFGAINPEPRPTGLETLLQKVVRQAIDTVTQFEIKARRAAFAPDRTPAPSVEALAAAVDSTQIKAPAPPAPAQADSTPGPENASTVVVSQMEKEAGPGTGEAQSQAETAEGTQREVARSIVQLDGTKSLRPDQAADPFKEALEGASNLMREFFRALAQDVSAGKVKVSWVDNKLAISKRMLGNYGIASETLIDNLRKFQLLYKIVGQDILLVDKVANLIASPPQSPESSE; from the coding sequence ATGACCCCTCACATTCACCTTTCCGCTTCCGATCTCCTTTCCTCCCAGGCAGACCGCGTCGCGCTCATCCGACAGTACGCCAACGAAGCGGATGGCGCGGACTTCAACAGCAAGTGGCTTGATGTGCTGGAGCGTTGTGCGACGTGGTTCTCCAGCATGCCGCTGCGCCACAACGAGCACGCCGAGGCCGGTGGTGCGTTCCGGGCAACGGTTGAGGCGGCCTACTTCGCCATGCGCCTGTCTGGCGCACAAAAGTTCGCGGCCAATCAGACGTCCGAACGGCGCAGGCAGTTGGAACCGCAATACCTGTATGCGCTGTTTCTCGCCGCCTGCTGCTCCCGCCTTGATGAGTCATGCCGACACTTCAAATTCTTTCGGGATAGGGATGGGGCGGAGTGGATCCCCGCCGTGCATGGAGCTTTCGGTCCGTGGCTAAGCGATGACACGTATCGCGTCACCCGTCGCGATGCGGTGCTCCCACTGGAGCGCATGCGCACCGCGTTGCTGGCGCGCGAGATTCTTGGTGCGGACCGGCTCGCACAGTTCGACGGCCAGGTCCTCGCTGATCTTTTTGGCGCCATCAACCCCGAGCCTCGACCGACCGGACTCGAGACCTTGCTTCAAAAGGTTGTCCGGCAGGCCATCGACACAGTGACACAGTTCGAGATCAAAGCCCGCCGCGCCGCCTTTGCGCCCGACAGGACGCCTGCACCGAGTGTCGAAGCGCTAGCCGCCGCGGTAGATTCGACCCAGATCAAGGCACCCGCCCCACCAGCACCGGCGCAAGCCGATTCGACACCCGGCCCGGAGAACGCGAGCACCGTGGTGGTGTCGCAGATGGAGAAGGAAGCAGGCCCTGGAACTGGCGAAGCCCAGTCTCAAGCCGAGACAGCCGAAGGCACGCAACGCGAGGTAGCGCGAAGCATCGTACAACTCGACGGCACCAAGTCGCTGCGCCCCGATCAGGCTGCCGACCCCTTCAAGGAAGCCTTGGAGGGTGCGTCCAACCTGATGCGCGAGTTCTTCAGGGCGCTAGCACAGGACGTGTCAGCGGGAAAGGTGAAAGTATCGTGGGTCGATAACAAGCTGGCAATTAGCAAGCGCATGCTCGGCAATTACGGCATCGCGTCCGAGACGCTCATCGACAACCTTCGCAAGTTCCAGCTGCTCTACAAGATCGTCGGCCAAGACATCCTTCTGGTTGACAAGGTGGCGAACCTCATTGCGTCCCCTCCGCAATCCCCAGAGAGCAGCGAGTGA